Proteins co-encoded in one Pocillopora verrucosa isolate sample1 chromosome 1, ASM3666991v2, whole genome shotgun sequence genomic window:
- the LOC136278457 gene encoding collagen alpha-1(XIV) chain-like, which yields MLDIASEMGYDNRYAAVTFATGATTDFNFVANPDAGIKIKNLPYIPGSTNTQAALQEAKRVFEDPNSGKRPGVEKIAFLITDGQSNVDPSKTIPNANLLRASGVEIFVVAVGDYRTGISEIVEVASPDRKDHVFRVSNMNGFLDVTKLAFKLVAPKKYAASTPHKQLC from the exons ATGCTTGACATTGCGTCAGAAATGGGATATGACAACAGATATGCAGCAGTGACATTTGCAACCGGTGCCACGAccgattttaattttgttgctAATCCGGACGCAGGAATTAAGATAAAGAACCTTCCCTATATCCCTGGCTCAACCAACACTCAGGCTGCACTACAAGAAGCAAAAAGGGTTTTTGAAGATCCCAATTCAG GAAAACGTCCGGGTGTTGAAAAGATTGCTTTCCTTATCACCGATGGGCAATCAAATGTTGATCCCTCGAAGACGATACCGAATGCTAACTTATTGAGAGCTAGTGGTGTGGAGATTTTTGTCGTTGCTGTTGGAGATTACCGAACAGGAATCAGTGAAATCGTGGAAGTAGCTTCACCAGATCGTAAAGACCACGTATTCCGTGTCAGTAATATGAATGGCTTCCTGGATGTTACAAAATTGGCTTTTAAGTTGGTTGCTCCCAAGAAATATGCAGCCTCAACTCCTCATAAGCAACTTTGTTAA